A segment of the Capra hircus breed San Clemente unplaced genomic scaffold, ASM170441v1, whole genome shotgun sequence genome:
GACGACACCCACGTGAAGGCGAGGCGAGGCCGGCTCGGGCCCGGGCAGGGGACGGGAACGCGGGCGGTCGCACGCGCGGGACGAGGAGAGGCGAGGCGAggccggcggcggcggggaggggcCGGCGAGCACGCACGGCGGGGGCCGCGGGACAGGGACGCGGGCGCCGTCCGGGGACCGGAGGAAAAAGACCGGGCCACGCGGCCGGGCCCCCAGGAACACC
Coding sequences within it:
- the LOC108634655 gene encoding arp2/3 complex-activating protein rickA-like encodes the protein MAEDGWTARRPWRRGRVAGHAPGMAGAGRRPGRRGTALACGWRWDPALVFLGARPRGPVFFLRSPDGARVPVPRPPPCVLAGPSPPPPASPRLSSSRACDRPRSRPLPGPEPASPRLHVGVVPRPLPGRWRPRAERCSALGKP